The nucleotide sequence TTTAGTTTTGGATTGAATGCCGTATGATTCAGTTTCATGGGCAGGTAAAAATTTTCTGCTAGATACTGCTCAAAAGGCATCTCTGAAATTTCTTCGACTAATAAATGAAGTATCATAAATCCAAGATCACTATAGGTATATTCAGTCGGGTCTTTAATTAGGTTTGACCTCACGATGAAACTCTTAAGTGAGTCTACCATACTAGGGTGTGGCTCCAATCCATACGTTCTCACATCATTCGCTTCATCTTCAGGAGTCTTGTAGTAAAATGCATCTAACCGATCTCCATCCATAACCATGCTCCAAAATGGCACATATGGAAGAAGCCCTGCATTATGAGCCATGAGCTGACGGATTGTAGCCCCCCCTTTATTTGACCCTCTGAATTCATCAAGATGTTGACTTAATGAATCGTCTAATGAAAGTTTACCTTGATCAATCAATAAAGCAATTGCAGGAAGCGTGCCTATTACTTTTGTGAGTGAGGCAATATCATACACCGTTTCATTGCTTACTGGCTTTATACTGTCGTACGTGTAGAATCCATATGGCTTTTCCATGACAACTGACCCATTTTTTACAACAACCAATTGCATCCCAGGAGTAGCAAAATTTTTGATAGCATATGACGCTAACGAGTCCATCCAAAGTAAATGGCTATCATTCATTCCCTCAAACTGAGGATCGGCAAAACCTAAATATGCTGGATTAATCATCTTCCTGGAATCTGAAACATCACTTCTCCCATGTATACCATGTGCTCCAAAAAGCATTTTTCCTATCAACACGTCTTGTCCAGCAAAATCCAGATTGGAAAATATTAATGCACTATTCCTTTTAATTTTTGCTTCAGTAAGTAGAAGAATATCTTCGTCAAAGTAGTCCCTCTCTCCATATCGGAGATCGACAATACAGGTAATTTCTTTTCTTCGGTAATTCAAAACTTTTGCATACTGTCCAAGTCTCTTCCTAAGCTGCTCATCGTCTCCTAAATATGTTACTGTCTTTTCCAGTATCGGAAACTTGATAGATGGATCGATCGCAATGACACTTTCTGAGAATACCCTTTTTGCCAACGAAACTGGAAATTCGAAAGCAGGAATGAATTCTACTTGTTTTGATTTTTTAAGTGCTGAATAAAAGGTAAACCTTTTCGAATCAGCTGCCTTTTTACTCCAACGATTGAGTTTCTTGGTATTCTCATTTTGGTTTGCTATCCAGATAGTACGTTGTATTTCTGACTCGACTAAAAATTCCTTCTTAGAATCGGGTAAAGAGTGTGTGAGGCATGATTTGAGAAGAAAATAGTACGGAGAGTGCTCATTTGCCTGAATGACTATTTCCTTTTCATAAACACTAAGGCCTGCTGTATCAGGCAAAATCATGTGATTTACACCGTAAGTTCTTCCAAAGCTTTCGAGGAATCTGAAGTAATCAATCCTTACATTCTCATTTTCAATGGCTGATAAATCTCGCAAAGAGGGTAAGTTGATGTTGTCATTTGGTAGTGGATCTAGTGTTAGACCTAGTTGAAGGGCTACATAATAATTATCGTCCGATAAAAACTGCTCTGTATATGTAGTCCATTTATTAAAATAAAGTGTGGTTTTTTTCTTATGATCTAGTGATTTATAAAAAGAACTACCGTCAATCCAAACCTCACTCAATGTTCCTGAGTCATTTGCAAAAACAATTGCGCAATTGAGAATGAATACTATTTGAAGATACCTTTTCATAACTATGGCCTACGACAAGAATAATAGATTGCCTGAATATTCTCAATCATGCTCATTTCATCTTAAATTTGAACAATTTTTCATTCACGTCGTGTTCATTAATAAAACATTCGACCAATAACTATACCTAATGCGATTTCCATCTCTTTTCCGTCTACCAAGACATCAGCAGTTTCGAATAAAACCGAGGTATTATGATCCTGTAAAAGAAGAAATAAAGGAACGTACTGAACGGATAAAACAGCGAATGGATGGAGCCGAATCTGTAGATTATCAACCCTCCAAAATCAACTTCAAAAGAAAAGCTAAATCAGCACCTGCTGCTTCCATGATTCAGCTCGGGATTGCTACCCTTCTGGGTTTAATGGTTCTCGGTTGGCTTCAATTTGGAAATGAAATTTTTTACTACATTCTGTGGGTCATTGTTCCCGCCTACCTTATTTATCGACTTAAAAATTTGAGGAGTAAAAGATGAGTGATGTCATTCACTTATTACCGGATAGTATTGCTAACCAAATTGCAGCTGGGGAGGTTGTGCAAAGACCCGCTTCTGTTGTAAAAGAGATGCTGGAAAATAGTGTAGATGCTGGTGCTACATCTATCAAACTAATTGTAAAAGATGCTGGAAAAGCTCTTATTCAAGTAGTAGATAATGGCTGTGGAATGAGTGGAACTGACGCACGAATGAGCTTTGAAAGACATGCAACTTCCAAAATTCGCACTTCGGATGATTTATTTAAAATCAGAACATTGGGATTTCGAGGCGAAGCAATGGCATCCATCGCGGCGGTAGCTCAGGTTGAACTTAAAACCAGACAGGAGAGTGATGAACTTGGAACACAATTGATCATAGAATCATCTGAGATAAAGAGTCAAGAACCAATTGCTTTCAACACAGGTAGTTCTATTAGTGTGAAAAATCTTTTTTACAATGTTCCTGCCAGAAGAAATTTCTTGAAATCAAACCCAGTGGAACTGCGGCATATTAGTGATGAGTTTCAACGTATCTCACTCGCCAACCCAGAAATTTCTTTCTCAATGATTCAGAATGATCTTGAGACTTACAAATTAGAAGCAGGAAAACTGAGTAAACGAATCGTCCAGTTATTCGGAAAAAATTATCAGCAGCAATTGGTTCCCTGTAGTGAAGAAACTGATTTAGTGAAAATTTCAGGCTACATAGGAAAACCTGAAAATGCTAAAAAGACCAGAGGCGAGCAGTTTTTCTTTATTAATAACCGGTTCATTAAGAACAGCTACTTGAACCATGCGGTGGTAAGGGCTTATGAAGGGTTATTGAAGGAAGACTATTTTCCCTTCTATGTTTTGTTCATTGAAATTGATCCTGTTCATGTGGATATCAATGTACATCCTACCAAAACAGAGGTGAAATTTGATGACGATCGAATGCTGTATGGAGTGATCAACTCTGCCATCCGGCAAGCCCTTGCATCATTCAACGTGACACCTTCGCTCGATTTTTCAGCTGATGTAAGCTTTGAACATTTAAATATCCAGCGAGAGAATCAGACTTTCACAACTAAGAAAGATCGAGATTATGGTTCCTTCAAGTCAATTGAAAATAGCCAAGAGCGACTTGAGAAGCTCAATGAACTTTATGCATCTGCCTCTCAAGAAGAAATCGCAACGATAGAAGAAGCAGAAAAGGAGCGTGTGATTCAGACAACTTTCACTAGTTCTATGAATCAATCTTCTGAGATTGAAGAAAAAAAACCAACATATCATCTTCACGGACGTTATTTGCTTCGTCAGGTTAAGAGTGGGATGGTAGTATTGGATAAGGTGTCTGCTTTGGAGCGAATCCTTTTTGAGCAATATCAGCGATCAATGAAGACAGGTTCGGGAGTATCGCAATCTTGCATGTTTCCCCAGCAAGTTGTGCTAAATCCTTCTGACTTTGCACTTACGATGGAGTTGAAAGAGGAGATTAATCGGTTAGGTTTCGAGTTTGAACAAATGGGCGAAAGCATGATTGTCATTCAAGGAATTCCGTCTGAGTTAGCCCCATGCAACGAAAAAGAAGTATTTGAGGGATTGATCGAGCAGTTTAAGTTTAATGCTGAGAAATTGGATTTACCTAGAAATGAAAGTTTGGCGAGAGCACTAGCCAAAAGAACAGCAGGGGATCGATGTAATAAGTTGAAAGAAGAAGAGATGGATCATTTAATGGATCGACTCTTTGCATGTACCCAACCAAATTATACACCTGATGGCAATCCTACGTATGTTTTGGTTAGTTTAGAGCAGATAAATGAGTGGTTTAAGAAAAGTTAGTAGTTAGAATTCAAAAAAAGTGTTTAGAAGACTTACCCCAGTAGCAAAGAATATCTTAATTATCAATGTAGCAATACTACTGCTATCATCATTATTGAAGTTACCATTATCTGAATGGTTCGGATTAAGAGTGATTTATTCATCCGAATTTGCTCCATACCAATTCCTTACTTACATGTGGTTACATGGAGGAATGTGGCATTTATTTGGGAACATGATAGCTGTATTGGTTTTCGCTCCTATGCTGGAAACGGTATGGGGATCTAAGCGATTTCTTATTTTCTATTTGGTTTGTGGAATAGGGGCCGGCATTCTTTATGGAGCTGCTGACGCTATTGAAAAATTACCTTTAAAAAATGCAGCTGAAGCCTACATGTCTGACCCAAGCCCTGAAGCTTTTGAAAGGTTTATCCTTGACAACAAATCCTTTATTAATGTGGCTAGAGGTGGAGAATTGCTAGACTTGTATTACGATGATCCATCATACGCAGGACAAACAGTAGCTGCAGTAAGAAGTATTTATGAGGGTGTTGTTACCAATGGAAACATGGTTGGTGCTTCAGGAGCAGTGTTTGGGATTCTGTTTGCTTTTGCTTTTTTATTCCCTAATACAGAACTCTTCCTACTTTTCCCCCCTATACCAATAAAAGCAAAATATCTGGTGTTCTTCTATGCGATGTATGAACTCTATGCTGAATTTAATAGAACACCTGGAGATAACGTTGCTCACCTTGCACATCTCAGCGGAATGCTAATCGCTTTTCTGTTGTTGAAGTTTTGGAAAAACGACACCAAGAAATTTTATTAGAATGAACGGAGGAATTTTAGAAGATTTCAAAAACGCTTGGAATAAGCCAAATAATGCGGTT is from Marinobacter alexandrii and encodes:
- the mutL gene encoding DNA mismatch repair endonuclease MutL, which gives rise to MSDVIHLLPDSIANQIAAGEVVQRPASVVKEMLENSVDAGATSIKLIVKDAGKALIQVVDNGCGMSGTDARMSFERHATSKIRTSDDLFKIRTLGFRGEAMASIAAVAQVELKTRQESDELGTQLIIESSEIKSQEPIAFNTGSSISVKNLFYNVPARRNFLKSNPVELRHISDEFQRISLANPEISFSMIQNDLETYKLEAGKLSKRIVQLFGKNYQQQLVPCSEETDLVKISGYIGKPENAKKTRGEQFFFINNRFIKNSYLNHAVVRAYEGLLKEDYFPFYVLFIEIDPVHVDINVHPTKTEVKFDDDRMLYGVINSAIRQALASFNVTPSLDFSADVSFEHLNIQRENQTFTTKKDRDYGSFKSIENSQERLEKLNELYASASQEEIATIEEAEKERVIQTTFTSSMNQSSEIEEKKPTYHLHGRYLLRQVKSGMVVLDKVSALERILFEQYQRSMKTGSGVSQSCMFPQQVVLNPSDFALTMELKEEINRLGFEFEQMGESMIVIQGIPSELAPCNEKEVFEGLIEQFKFNAEKLDLPRNESLARALAKRTAGDRCNKLKEEEMDHLMDRLFACTQPNYTPDGNPTYVLVSLEQINEWFKKS
- a CDS encoding rhomboid family intramembrane serine protease — encoded protein: MFRRLTPVAKNILIINVAILLLSSLLKLPLSEWFGLRVIYSSEFAPYQFLTYMWLHGGMWHLFGNMIAVLVFAPMLETVWGSKRFLIFYLVCGIGAGILYGAADAIEKLPLKNAAEAYMSDPSPEAFERFILDNKSFINVARGGELLDLYYDDPSYAGQTVAAVRSIYEGVVTNGNMVGASGAVFGILFAFAFLFPNTELFLLFPPIPIKAKYLVFFYAMYELYAEFNRTPGDNVAHLAHLSGMLIAFLLLKFWKNDTKKFY
- a CDS encoding serine hydrolase gives rise to the protein MKRYLQIVFILNCAIVFANDSGTLSEVWIDGSSFYKSLDHKKKTTLYFNKWTTYTEQFLSDDNYYVALQLGLTLDPLPNDNINLPSLRDLSAIENENVRIDYFRFLESFGRTYGVNHMILPDTAGLSVYEKEIVIQANEHSPYYFLLKSCLTHSLPDSKKEFLVESEIQRTIWIANQNENTKKLNRWSKKAADSKRFTFYSALKKSKQVEFIPAFEFPVSLAKRVFSESVIAIDPSIKFPILEKTVTYLGDDEQLRKRLGQYAKVLNYRRKEITCIVDLRYGERDYFDEDILLLTEAKIKRNSALIFSNLDFAGQDVLIGKMLFGAHGIHGRSDVSDSRKMINPAYLGFADPQFEGMNDSHLLWMDSLASYAIKNFATPGMQLVVVKNGSVVMEKPYGFYTYDSIKPVSNETVYDIASLTKVIGTLPAIALLIDQGKLSLDDSLSQHLDEFRGSNKGGATIRQLMAHNAGLLPYVPFWSMVMDGDRLDAFYYKTPEDEANDVRTYGLEPHPSMVDSLKSFIVRSNLIKDPTEYTYSDLGFMILHLLVEEISEMPFEQYLAENFYLPMKLNHTAFNPKLKGRSFEEIAPTEYDQRYRNYQVWGEVHDRNALVFGGVAGHAGLFSTASDLAKMMSMFLNNGYYGGKQYISKETLSQFNARYFDDNRRGLGWDKKDGKRDSASSLASDLSFGHTGFTGTMVWADPEEDLIFVFLANRIYPDANNWKLGELNTRTNLHDVIYQSLENTN